One region of Etheostoma spectabile isolate EspeVRDwgs_2016 chromosome 21, UIUC_Espe_1.0, whole genome shotgun sequence genomic DNA includes:
- the plekhm1 gene encoding pleckstrin homology domain-containing family M member 1 isoform X2, whose translation MLATQMPDTPPEAKDVKQIKERLTQSLKALQKRYVTSDTVVTSEDADANLLCCALEAIFIHGIKSKYIRLEAGGRSKKADRGPLPQPFFWSLLKTVTHRDVITELEKISFVGTDVGRCRAWLRLALNHGLLECYLASLFREGSKLRAHYQPSALLLDTEEREVLLSYLQGLASLTFNLSYKSAVLNEWTTTPLALAGLCPLSQAETLDLPINGGDLPTFKPMYKESWDTVSQSSGSSDAQDVQSGCPVLERRTSALQGGRTALNLSNLSLNTTGSSQLSSSLSSDSLLQGQDPRSPTGEQWSSCDLEMPINVSNSTKRTKQDSLTEFRESGHCSQDSMREDSFVSSTGPDQYSETAIYSGSDNETQGPPTPSQDHMDTLPNSVLSDSEPPTAFEENHVNYSPSEVSINTSSESHSDTDMPATVSEPVESVESVEPVEEVHETIFQESPEPLQVEKKAETSEPLVHQGSRRSTSILSTKLSSDSLSHSRSWISDDDIYKPHLEDVSDPEEVPPPAPTAELKVSQSPPSVVHRRQIGLFNPFRGLLKLGHLERRSAMGLWRDHYCELSPFEFRLYLNAEERTCCDNCSLVRCEDARIASPEGRFELAFPGKRLYLRAANRGEAEDWVDRIVEAVNKCRPASRIEEQWEVLQPTSENGVDVSSHSSAPSSPEQGSLSDTGTYGAQEAPPPLQEFDWSRSADLETDAIKEAVLYFSIDSEARTWAPLVFSLSLEALKGFRVQEGKKLLRQTHPVEEIRDVVPDVSLGGPSFFKLLTVRETLRLRAENPEEARSWRALIRGALDSYLESEEDGGSGEPAVLCPGVTGNLHRLVQHRLKGDGALFAHLCTVPSEKGLDSQSFKCAGCPQQIGPSLGRARLCEFSGQYYCDSCHHGDVTIIPSRMVHNWDLTLREVSKKALHLLAQVEQEPLLNLERLNPELVNHAESMAQAHNLRQRLRLLGDYLLTCRSGACKKLQAR comes from the exons ATGCTAGCAACACAGATGCCAGATACGCCACCTGAGGCTAAAGATGTCAAACAG ATCAAAGAGAGGTTGACACAGTCACTCAAGGCCCTGCAGAAGCGATATGTAACATCGGACACAGTGGTCACCAGTGAAGATGCTGATGCTAACCTCCTCTGCTGTGCCCTGGAGGCCATCTTCATCCACGGTATCAAGAGCAAATACATCCGTTTGGAGGCTGGGGGCCGGAGTAAGAAAGCAGACCGAGGACCTCTCCCTCAGCCTTTCTTCTGGAGCCTCCTCAAGACAGTCACCCACCG TGATGTGATCACAGAGCTGGAGAAGATCAGCTTCGTGGGCACGGATGTGGGTCGCTGCCGAGCATGGCTGCGGCTGGCTCTCAACCACGGCCTACTGGAGTGCTACCTTGCATCGCTTTTTCGTGAGGGCTCCAAGCTGCGGGCCCACTACCAGCCCAGTGCCTTGCTCCTGGACACCGAGGAGCGGGAAGTTCTCCTCAGCTACCTCCAGGGTCTGGCCTCACTTACATTCAACCTCTCCTACAAGTCTGCTGTCCTCAACGAATGGACCACCACGCCTCTGGCTCTCGCTGGACTCTGCCCCCTGTCCCAGGCGGAAACACTCGATCTGCCCATCAATGGAGGAGACCTTCCCACCTTCAAGCCCATGTATAAAGAATCTTGGGATACAGTGTCTCAGTCGTCCGGCTCATCCGATGCACAGGATGTGCAGAGTGGATGCCCAGTGTTGGAGAGAAGGACAAGTGCACTCCAAGGGGGTAGGACTGCACTCAACTTGTCTAATTTAAGCCTGAACACCACAGGCTCCTCTCAGCTCTCCTCCAGCTTGAGCTCTGATAGCCTCCTGCAGGGGCAGGACCCCCGCAGCCCGACAGGAGAGCAGTGGTCTTCATGCGACCTGGAAATGCCTATTAATGTCAGCAACAGCACCAAGAGGACAAAGCAGGA TTCTCTGACAGAGTTCAGGGAGAGTGGCCACTGCAGTCAGGACTCCATGCGTGAAGACTCCTTTGTCTCCAGCACAGGTCCAGATCAGTACTCAGAGACGGCCATTTACAGTGGCTCTGACAACGAGACCCAGGGTCCCCCAACACCATCCCAAGACCACATGGACACACTCCCAAACTCTGTACTATCTGATTCAGAGCCACCCACAGCGTTTGAAGAGAACCATGTTAACTACTCTCCCTCTGAAGTGTCCATCAATACTTCTTCTGAGTCACACTCAGACACAGACATGCCCGCTACAGTCAGTGAGCCTGTGGAGTCTGTGGAGT CTGTGGAGCCTGTAGAAGAAGTACATGAAACCATTTTTCAGGAGAGTCCTGAGCCTCTTCAGGTAGAGAAAAAAGCAGAGACTTCAGAGCCTTTAGTGCATCAAGGCTCACGTCGCTCCACCAGCATCCTGAGCACAAAATTGTCCTCAGATTCTTTATCA CATTCTCGTTCCTGGATCTCGGACGATGACATCTACAAGCCCCATCTGGAGGACGTGTCAGACCCTGAGGAGGTGCCTCCTCCTGCTCCCACGGCTGAGCTCAAGGTTTCTCAGTCACCTCCCAGTGTCGTCCATCGCAGACAAATAG gGCTGTTCAACCCCTTTCGGGGCTTGCTGAAGCTCGGTCATCTCGAGCGGCGAAGTGCGATGGGATTGTGGCGTGATCACTATTGTGAACTTTCGCCCTTTGAGTTCCGGCTGTATCTGAATGCAGAGGAGCGGACGTGTTGTGACAACTGCTCCCTGGTGCGATGTGAAGACGCTCGCATCGCTTCACCTGAGGGCCGTTTTGAGTTGGCCTTCCCTGGGAAGCGACTGTACCTCCGGGCAGCCAATCGCGGCGAAGCTGAGGACTGGGTGGACCGGATAGTAGAGGCCGTCAACAAATGCCGTCCTGCATCTCGCATTGAGGAGCAGTGGGAGGTGCTGCAACCCACCAGTGAGAATGGTGTGGATGTGTCATCCCATTCCTCTGCCCCCTCCAGCCCTGAGCAAGGTTCACTCTCGGACACAGGGACGTATGGAGCGCAGGAGGCACCTCCTCCTCTACAAGAATTTGACTGGTCTCGGAGTGCTGATTTGGAAACGGATGCCATCAAAGAAGCGGTTTTGTACTTCTCCATTGATTCTGAGGCTCGGACATGGGCGCCTCTGGTTTTCTCCCTCTCGTTGGAGGCTTTAAAAGGCTTTCGGGTACAAGAGGGAAAGAAGCTGCTGCGGCAAACCCACCCTGTTGAGGAAATCCGAGATGTGGTGCCTGACGTATCTTTGGGTGGACCGTCCTTTTTCAAACTGCTGACCGTCAGGGAGACACTTAGACTGAGGGCGGAGAACCCAGAGGAGGCTCGTTCTTGGAGGGCGTTGATCCGAGGAGCTCTGGACTCTTACCTGGAGAGTGAGGAGGATGGAGGCTCTGGAGAGCCAGCTGTACTATGCCCAGGAGTGACTGGAAATCTCCATAGACTGGTGCAGCACAGACTAAAAGGAGATGGAGCACTTTTTGCTCATCTGTGCACTGTACCCTCAGAGAAGGGGCTGGACAGTCAGAGCTTCAAGTGTGCAG GGTGTCCTCAGCAGATCGGCCCATCCCTGGGCAGAGCCAGGCTTTGTGAGTTCTCGGGACAGTACTACTGTGACTCCTGTCACCACGGTGACGTCACCATCATCCCTTCACGCATGGTGCACAACTGGGACCTCACACTACGAGAG gTGTCTAAGAAGGCCCTGCATCTGCTGGCTCAGGTAGAACAGGAGCCTTTGCTGAACTTGGAGCGGCTGAACCCTGAGTTGGTTAACCATGCTGAGTCCATGGCTCAGGCCCACAACCTGCGGCAGAGGCTACGCCTCCTGGGCGACTACCTGCTCACCTGCCGCAGCGGAGCCTGCAAGAAACTCCAAGCCAG atAG
- the plekhm1 gene encoding pleckstrin homology domain-containing family M member 1 isoform X1 produces the protein MLATQMPDTPPEAKDVKQIKERLTQSLKALQKRYVTSDTVVTSEDADANLLCCALEAIFIHGIKSKYIRLEAGGRSKKADRGPLPQPFFWSLLKTVTHRDVITELEKISFVGTDVGRCRAWLRLALNHGLLECYLASLFREGSKLRAHYQPSALLLDTEEREVLLSYLQGLASLTFNLSYKSAVLNEWTTTPLALAGLCPLSQAETLDLPINGGDLPTFKPMYKESWDTVSQSSGSSDAQDVQSGCPVLERRTSALQGGRTALNLSNLSLNTTGSSQLSSSLSSDSLLQGQDPRSPTGEQWSSCDLEMPINVSNSTKRTKQDSLTEFRESGHCSQDSMREDSFVSSTGPDQYSETAIYSGSDNETQGPPTPSQDHMDTLPNSVLSDSEPPTAFEENHVNYSPSEVSINTSSESHSDTDMPATVSEPVESVESVEPVEEVHETIFQESPEPLQVEKKAETSEPLVHQGSRRSTSILSTKLSSDSLSHSRSWISDDDIYKPHLEDVSDPEEVPPPAPTAELKVSQSPPSVVHRRQIGLFNPFRGLLKLGHLERRSAMGLWRDHYCELSPFEFRLYLNAEERTCCDNCSLVRCEDARIASPEGRFELAFPGKRLYLRAANRGEAEDWVDRIVEAVNKCRPASRIEEQWEVLQPTSENGVDVSSHSSAPSSPEQGSLSDTGTYGAQEAPPPLQEFDWSRSADLETDAIKEAVLYFSIDSEARTWAPLVFSLSLEALKGFRVQEGKKLLRQTHPVEEIRDVVPDVSLGGPSFFKLLTVRETLRLRAENPEEARSWRALIRGALDSYLESEEDGGSGEPAVLCPGVTGNLHRLVQHRLKGDGALFAHLCTVPSEKGLDSQSFKCAGCPQQIGPSLGRARLCEFSGQYYCDSCHHGDVTIIPSRMVHNWDLTLREVSKKALHLLAQVEQEPLLNLERLNPELVNHAESMAQAHNLRQRLRLLGDYLLTCRSGACKKLQARMEPRTYLLESSHLYSVMDLRQIAEGQYATYLSTLLQYASNHVFHCDLCTQRGFICQICHANDIIFPFQFDITTRCKDCKAVFHLACKAAEDSCPRCQRMKKYLERVLQD, from the exons ATGCTAGCAACACAGATGCCAGATACGCCACCTGAGGCTAAAGATGTCAAACAG ATCAAAGAGAGGTTGACACAGTCACTCAAGGCCCTGCAGAAGCGATATGTAACATCGGACACAGTGGTCACCAGTGAAGATGCTGATGCTAACCTCCTCTGCTGTGCCCTGGAGGCCATCTTCATCCACGGTATCAAGAGCAAATACATCCGTTTGGAGGCTGGGGGCCGGAGTAAGAAAGCAGACCGAGGACCTCTCCCTCAGCCTTTCTTCTGGAGCCTCCTCAAGACAGTCACCCACCG TGATGTGATCACAGAGCTGGAGAAGATCAGCTTCGTGGGCACGGATGTGGGTCGCTGCCGAGCATGGCTGCGGCTGGCTCTCAACCACGGCCTACTGGAGTGCTACCTTGCATCGCTTTTTCGTGAGGGCTCCAAGCTGCGGGCCCACTACCAGCCCAGTGCCTTGCTCCTGGACACCGAGGAGCGGGAAGTTCTCCTCAGCTACCTCCAGGGTCTGGCCTCACTTACATTCAACCTCTCCTACAAGTCTGCTGTCCTCAACGAATGGACCACCACGCCTCTGGCTCTCGCTGGACTCTGCCCCCTGTCCCAGGCGGAAACACTCGATCTGCCCATCAATGGAGGAGACCTTCCCACCTTCAAGCCCATGTATAAAGAATCTTGGGATACAGTGTCTCAGTCGTCCGGCTCATCCGATGCACAGGATGTGCAGAGTGGATGCCCAGTGTTGGAGAGAAGGACAAGTGCACTCCAAGGGGGTAGGACTGCACTCAACTTGTCTAATTTAAGCCTGAACACCACAGGCTCCTCTCAGCTCTCCTCCAGCTTGAGCTCTGATAGCCTCCTGCAGGGGCAGGACCCCCGCAGCCCGACAGGAGAGCAGTGGTCTTCATGCGACCTGGAAATGCCTATTAATGTCAGCAACAGCACCAAGAGGACAAAGCAGGA TTCTCTGACAGAGTTCAGGGAGAGTGGCCACTGCAGTCAGGACTCCATGCGTGAAGACTCCTTTGTCTCCAGCACAGGTCCAGATCAGTACTCAGAGACGGCCATTTACAGTGGCTCTGACAACGAGACCCAGGGTCCCCCAACACCATCCCAAGACCACATGGACACACTCCCAAACTCTGTACTATCTGATTCAGAGCCACCCACAGCGTTTGAAGAGAACCATGTTAACTACTCTCCCTCTGAAGTGTCCATCAATACTTCTTCTGAGTCACACTCAGACACAGACATGCCCGCTACAGTCAGTGAGCCTGTGGAGTCTGTGGAGT CTGTGGAGCCTGTAGAAGAAGTACATGAAACCATTTTTCAGGAGAGTCCTGAGCCTCTTCAGGTAGAGAAAAAAGCAGAGACTTCAGAGCCTTTAGTGCATCAAGGCTCACGTCGCTCCACCAGCATCCTGAGCACAAAATTGTCCTCAGATTCTTTATCA CATTCTCGTTCCTGGATCTCGGACGATGACATCTACAAGCCCCATCTGGAGGACGTGTCAGACCCTGAGGAGGTGCCTCCTCCTGCTCCCACGGCTGAGCTCAAGGTTTCTCAGTCACCTCCCAGTGTCGTCCATCGCAGACAAATAG gGCTGTTCAACCCCTTTCGGGGCTTGCTGAAGCTCGGTCATCTCGAGCGGCGAAGTGCGATGGGATTGTGGCGTGATCACTATTGTGAACTTTCGCCCTTTGAGTTCCGGCTGTATCTGAATGCAGAGGAGCGGACGTGTTGTGACAACTGCTCCCTGGTGCGATGTGAAGACGCTCGCATCGCTTCACCTGAGGGCCGTTTTGAGTTGGCCTTCCCTGGGAAGCGACTGTACCTCCGGGCAGCCAATCGCGGCGAAGCTGAGGACTGGGTGGACCGGATAGTAGAGGCCGTCAACAAATGCCGTCCTGCATCTCGCATTGAGGAGCAGTGGGAGGTGCTGCAACCCACCAGTGAGAATGGTGTGGATGTGTCATCCCATTCCTCTGCCCCCTCCAGCCCTGAGCAAGGTTCACTCTCGGACACAGGGACGTATGGAGCGCAGGAGGCACCTCCTCCTCTACAAGAATTTGACTGGTCTCGGAGTGCTGATTTGGAAACGGATGCCATCAAAGAAGCGGTTTTGTACTTCTCCATTGATTCTGAGGCTCGGACATGGGCGCCTCTGGTTTTCTCCCTCTCGTTGGAGGCTTTAAAAGGCTTTCGGGTACAAGAGGGAAAGAAGCTGCTGCGGCAAACCCACCCTGTTGAGGAAATCCGAGATGTGGTGCCTGACGTATCTTTGGGTGGACCGTCCTTTTTCAAACTGCTGACCGTCAGGGAGACACTTAGACTGAGGGCGGAGAACCCAGAGGAGGCTCGTTCTTGGAGGGCGTTGATCCGAGGAGCTCTGGACTCTTACCTGGAGAGTGAGGAGGATGGAGGCTCTGGAGAGCCAGCTGTACTATGCCCAGGAGTGACTGGAAATCTCCATAGACTGGTGCAGCACAGACTAAAAGGAGATGGAGCACTTTTTGCTCATCTGTGCACTGTACCCTCAGAGAAGGGGCTGGACAGTCAGAGCTTCAAGTGTGCAG GGTGTCCTCAGCAGATCGGCCCATCCCTGGGCAGAGCCAGGCTTTGTGAGTTCTCGGGACAGTACTACTGTGACTCCTGTCACCACGGTGACGTCACCATCATCCCTTCACGCATGGTGCACAACTGGGACCTCACACTACGAGAG gTGTCTAAGAAGGCCCTGCATCTGCTGGCTCAGGTAGAACAGGAGCCTTTGCTGAACTTGGAGCGGCTGAACCCTGAGTTGGTTAACCATGCTGAGTCCATGGCTCAGGCCCACAACCTGCGGCAGAGGCTACGCCTCCTGGGCGACTACCTGCTCACCTGCCGCAGCGGAGCCTGCAAGAAACTCCAAGCCAG AATGGAGCCGCGAACGTACCTGTTGGAGTCGAGCCATCTGTACAGTGTCATGGACCTACGACAG atAGCAGAGGGTCAATATGCAACCTACCTGAGCACGCTGTTGCAGTATGCCTCTAACCATGTGTTCCACTGCGACCTGTGCACCCAGCGTGGCTTCATCTGTCAGATATGCCATGCTAATGACATCATCTTCCCCTTCCAGTTTGACATCACCACCAG GTGTAAAGATTGCAAGGCTGTGTTTCACCTGGCCTGCAAGGCTGCTGAGGACTCGTGTCCTCGCTGTCAGCGGATGAAGAAATACCTGGAGAGAGTTCTGCAGGACTGA